The DNA region CGCGTGACGTCGGTCCTGACGAAGCGGATATCGGGAGAGCCCTGCGCGATCGCCTCGCCGCGATCGGCCTGGATGTCGGCGAGGACCACCTTGGCGCCCTCGGCCTCGAAAAGTTCGACCGTCGCGCGGCCGATCCCGCTCGCGCCGCCGGTAATGACCGCCACCTTGCCGTCGAGCCGTCCGCCCATCATCGTCCTCCCCGTTTTCTCGAACGGCGTTCATGGGAGCATGTTCGCGCGGCTAAGGAAAGCGTCTCGCGAAGGCGGGTGCACCGGGTCCGCAAGGACCGGCCGCCTCAGACGCCGGGGAGCCAGTGGCGGGCCATCTGCCTGCGCCACCGCTCGCGGCGGATCCGGCGGTTCTCGAGATCGGCGATGTGCTCGGCCCAGGACAGCGTCATGAAACCGAGCGAGGCGAGCAGCAGGCCTGACAGGACGAGCGGATCGTGCGCGGGGTCGTCGAAGATCATGAACTGGGCGCCGGCCGCGCCGGTCAGCACGAGCGCCGTTCCCAACACTCTGAGAGCCGCCATGCCGACCTCCCCGCCAAGGCGCGCGAATCGATGCGTGCCGAGGCACAGGATACCCCACGCACGGGTCCGGTCGGCGCGGGGCGGAGAGTTATCCACAGCTTGGCGAGGAAACCCCGCCGGCCCGGCGACCTGCCTCGCCTGAAACCGCCCGTCGAGGGCGGGCGGGGTGGCGACTACAGGCTCTTCTTGCCCTCGCGCCAGCGCTCCATGGACTGGGAGATCGCGAAGGTCTCGCGGTATTTCGGGCTGTCGGAGGGGCGCGGCGGGCGCACGCTCGTCAGCGCCATGATCTCGGCGAGCTTGTTATGGGCCGCGCCGGCCTGGCCGGCGCCGATATAGGCATGCAGTTCGACGAGGGAATCAGACAGCGGGTCGTCGGCGCGGATGA from Marinicauda algicola includes:
- a CDS encoding aspartate decarboxylase gives rise to the protein MSASGDHSGPPLGSRANPSKYDCLPDLAEDEPYFVIRADDPLSDSLVELHAYIGAGQAGAAHNKLAEIMALTSVRPPRPSDSPKYRETFAISQSMERWREGKKSL